The Alteribacter populi genomic sequence TGTATCTGATGTCGTCCCTTTTCCTTTTTTCATTTCATCGTAAAGAGACTTCATGCGCTGACCGATTCCCGCTAAAATAATATCGGAAAAAGCTGTATTTTCTGTCATCACCTTAAGGAAGTCACTTTTTTTCAACTTTACCGTTTCACAGTCTTCCAGAGCCTGTACCGAAAAATTCATCTCGCCTCCTGAAAGCAGGATCATAAGACCGATTAAGTCACCAGGATAATAAAAGCGCACGGAAAACTGTTTGCCATCTTCCCGGTGAAGGACGTTCTTTGCCAAGCCTTTTAATAAGAAGTAAACTTCAATTTCTCCTTCGTCTTCATGAAAAATAAATTCATTTTCACGAAATGATCGTCTTTCGGACTGTCCGATAACCGTCTTAAATTGCTCAGCTGTTAACAAATGAAACGGATATTTATCTCTAATTACCTCAAAATATACTTGTTCTTCTGTCAACGCCCTTCACTCCTTTCTTGTTGAACAGCAACTTTTTTCTCGAGCCGATCCATTCGTTTTTTTAACCTACATAATTTAGGCTGCTCATGACGAGCAACCCGAGCTGCTTCCAGTTCAGCGTTCATCGCTTTCCCTGTAAAAAACAGCGCCTTTTCAAAGTCTTTGTCCTGGTGCTCCATTATTTTAGCGAGTTCTTCATAACTTTCACGCAAACTGGATAAGCCAGTATTTGATTGAATACTTCGCTCAAAAAACCTTTTAGCTTCAGTGAATTTTTTTTGCTTTTTATATATCATGCCCAATTTGAGATATGCGGTGCTTTGTGTGTTGCCATGAGTTAATGCCGCTTTTTCGTAATGATCACAAGCGGCGCCAAAGTCTTTTACTTGTGCAAACCAATTTCCCATTTGGAGATGCTCGATATTCGATGAGTGCGTATCATCTATTTTCAATAACCGCTTAGAAATATCTGCAAACAAAACGATCAACGATAAAACGTCCCATTCATGGTGCCGGAAAATCCCTTCCAGCTCTTCAGGATTTTTATGCTCTAAGTATTCAAAATACAAAATCGGCGCGAGACTTCCTGGTGTCTCGTTTCTCCTTTTTATCTTTAGCCTTTCGCTTTCGACAATGGACAGCCGGCACGATGGTAATTCGTATTTCCAAAGTCTACGAGCCGCATGTAATAAATCAAAATGACCAAACTTCGGTAATTTAGGTACTTCATTTCGAACAAAAGCATGCCGCGACTTTACATGAGGCCAGTCGAATGCTTTCCCATTATAACTGACCAAATGATTACTTGGTTGAAAATCTGATAGAAAACCGTGAAAAAAAGCTGCTTCACTCGCCGGTCCCGGCATAAAGTGCTGGACAACCTCAACATAATCTCCTTTGATACGCGAATAGCCCATTAAGAAAATTGACGTCCCTGCTCCGCTAGATAACCCGGTCGTTTCTGTATCAAAGAATAGAAGGTCTTCTATGTGAACGCCTTTCGTTGAAAGAGGGTGTTCTGTTTTTTGACCCTGCCACGCTTCATGTACTTCTTTAAGCTCTGAAAACCGGCGATTGCCATGGTAATTTGTTATTTTATAGGAGCGCTTGCGAATAAGAGAATACTCACCATCAAAAAAATGCGGTTCAAACCCATATTTTTTCCACAGTTTTTCATGAGAAAAGGGGAATCTGTCATCGGTTTTTTCAAAATCACCTGCCGAGGTTGGCTCTGGACGGCCAGAGCGATGTGATCGTTCTGGCACTTCATTATTCATATACCCTTTCATTCTCTGCAATTTCCCTTGTAAACTCATCATTTCACCCCCTTATCCACACCTTGTTCTATTTTATATGAAAATAAATGAATAGAAAACCACTCTGTTTTTAAATACTAAGTGGAGCTATATTCGAAAAGGGAGCTTACTAAATGAGCAAAGGGAATCAAGAACAGCAAAAACAAAAAAGTTTTATTGAAGTCTTGACTCTTTGCCAAGACTCAGATGACTTTGTCGTTGATGAAATTGCAAGTATCGAGCAAACATTTTACATTTCATTCTTTGATACGTTAGTTGATAATAAAGTTTTGCAAGAATTAATGATTCAACCTCTTCAAAGTGACGCCATCTATTCCTTTGAAGATATGAAAAAAAACCTCCCCTTAGATGAAATCAAAGTCGTATCAACCGGGCCTGAAGTTGAAGATGGCCTCCATAGAGGTCAAGTTCTTATTCAGTTAGATAAAGGTTCACCTTATGGTTTATTGGCGTCTGCCCCAAAAGACCAAAATCGTTCGATAGCGACTCCTGAAATTGAATACAACGTCATTGGGCCAAAG encodes the following:
- a CDS encoding ribonuclease H-like domain-containing protein → MSLQGKLQRMKGYMNNEVPERSHRSGRPEPTSAGDFEKTDDRFPFSHEKLWKKYGFEPHFFDGEYSLIRKRSYKITNYHGNRRFSELKEVHEAWQGQKTEHPLSTKGVHIEDLLFFDTETTGLSSGAGTSIFLMGYSRIKGDYVEVVQHFMPGPASEAAFFHGFLSDFQPSNHLVSYNGKAFDWPHVKSRHAFVRNEVPKLPKFGHFDLLHAARRLWKYELPSCRLSIVESERLKIKRRNETPGSLAPILYFEYLEHKNPEELEGIFRHHEWDVLSLIVLFADISKRLLKIDDTHSSNIEHLQMGNWFAQVKDFGAACDHYEKAALTHGNTQSTAYLKLGMIYKKQKKFTEAKRFFERSIQSNTGLSSLRESYEELAKIMEHQDKDFEKALFFTGKAMNAELEAARVARHEQPKLCRLKKRMDRLEKKVAVQQERSEGR